GCTTGCAAGAAATTTTCTGCGGGGGGCATGGCTCGGGAAAATGGATAGCAATTGGTACTGTAGATTGTATGCAAATGAACGATGCTCATGCGAGTTTGTTCGCAATGGGCGCATGCGCGATGCAGGCCTTGTTCGAATGTGAATAAAAAGAATGGCAAATGTGACTGAAATGTAAAACCGGCGGTAAAAGGGAAAGAGTTTTGCCAAGTATGGCCTTCGGTAAATTTCGATGTGGAGGAAATTTAATAATATCCATAAAAATCAAATAGATAAGATGATTTAAATGACTGTTTTCCAAGCTGTTTTTGAGACGACTATTCGCAATTGACAGTCGATTGGATACATGGTGATAATCGGTTCGCCTGTCGGACAGAAGCCAGCGAAATGGCCTGTCCCGGGAGGATAAAACAGGCAGCAGTCAATAAGAGGAAACATCCCGCAAAGCTGCCGGGTAGACAATCAGAGGAGATCTCCAAACGTGGACATTTTTCTGCAGCAAATCCTGAACGGTCTCGTTCTGGGTAGCATCTACGCGCTGATCGCGCTGGGCTACACCATGGTGTACGGGATCATGGGCCTGATCAACTTCGCCCACGGCGAAGTGGTGATGTTCGGCGCCATGGTCACCATCACCGTCATCACCACCCTGATGGGGATGGGCATCAACCTGCCGGGGCCGGCGCTGGTGCTGATCGGCCTTCTGGTGGCCATTCCCGCCTGCATGCTGCTCGGCTTCACCATCGAGCGCGTCGCCTACCGCCCGTTGCGGGGCAAGCAGCGCCTGGCGCCGCTGATCACCGCGATCGGCGTGTCCATCGTGCTGCAACAGGTCGCCATCCTGATCTGGGGCCGCAACTACATCCCCTTCCCGCAGATTCTGGACCATGATGTGGTGAGCATTTTCGGCGCCAGCATCACCAAGCTGCAGATCGTGATCATCGCGCTGTGCCTGGCCATCATGGCCGGCCTGCTGCTGATGGTGGAAAAGACCAAGCTCGGCCGCGCCATGCGCGCCACCAGCCAGAACCCGGCCGTGGCCGGCCTGATGGGCGTCAACGTCAACACCATCATCTCCGCCACCTTCGTCATCGGTTCCGGCCTGGGCGCTATCGCCGGCGTGATGGTGGCCACCAACTACGAACAGGCCCACTACTACATGGGCTTCATGATCGGTCTGAAGGCCTTCACCGCCGCGGTGCTGGGCGGCATCGGCAACCTGGGCGGCGCGGTGGCCGGCGGCATTCTGCTGGGCATCATCGAAAGCCTGGGCGCCGGCTACATCGGCTCGCTGACCGGCGGCTTCCTGGGGTCCAACTACCAGGACATCATCGCCTTCATGGTGCTGATCCTGGTGCTGATCTTCCGTCCGTCCGGCCTGCTGGGCGAAAAAATGGCCGACCGCGCCTGATCCGGAGGAGAGAGACATGGATCTGAATCATCTGAGCACCGGCAAGAAAATGGCGGTCTTCGCCGCCTGCGCGGTCCTTCTGGCCGTGCTGCCCTTCCTGGTCGGCGGCGCGCTGGGCAATTCCTGGGTGCGCATCATCGACTTCGCGCTGCTGTACGTGATGCTGGCGCTGGGCCTGAACATCGTGGTGGGCTTCGCCGGCCTGCTGGACCTGGGCTTCATCGCCTTCTACGCGATCGGCGCCTATACCTACGCGCTGCTGAGCTCGCCGCACTTCGACATCCACTGGCTATTCTTCCTCACCATTCCGCTGGGCGCGGCCTTCGCCTCGCTGGGCGGGGTGCTGCTGGGCACGCCGGTGCTGAAGCTGAAGGGCGACTACCTGGCCATCGTGACCCTGGGTTTCGGCGAGATCGTGCGCATCTTCATGAACAACCTGAACCAGCCGGTCAACATCACCAACGGTCCCCAGGGCATCAACCTGATCGACCCGATCCACATCGGCGGCGCGTCGCTGGGCCAGACCATCGAGCTGTTCGGGCTGAGCTTCC
This genomic window from Chromobacterium violaceum ATCC 12472 contains:
- a CDS encoding branched-chain amino acid ABC transporter permease, with protein sequence MDIFLQQILNGLVLGSIYALIALGYTMVYGIMGLINFAHGEVVMFGAMVTITVITTLMGMGINLPGPALVLIGLLVAIPACMLLGFTIERVAYRPLRGKQRLAPLITAIGVSIVLQQVAILIWGRNYIPFPQILDHDVVSIFGASITKLQIVIIALCLAIMAGLLLMVEKTKLGRAMRATSQNPAVAGLMGVNVNTIISATFVIGSGLGAIAGVMVATNYEQAHYYMGFMIGLKAFTAAVLGGIGNLGGAVAGGILLGIIESLGAGYIGSLTGGFLGSNYQDIIAFMVLILVLIFRPSGLLGEKMADRA